A single bacterium DNA region contains:
- the dps gene encoding DNA protection during starvation protein, producing the protein MAKVTREMVAKAGVDVDALVELLVKNAAAELTTYYYYTILRCNLIGLDGETVKEIAEVARVEDRNHFEALIPRIYELGGALPRDMKEFHDVSGCPPAYLTKEPHDVQGILKVLVEAERCAVRQYTNVCNLTAGKDHRTYDLSLAILNEEIEHESWFSEFLGEGPSGHFMRRGDSSPFVSKFLK; encoded by the coding sequence GTGGCTAAAGTAACACGCGAGATGGTCGCGAAGGCCGGCGTCGACGTGGACGCGCTGGTGGAGTTGCTCGTCAAGAACGCCGCCGCCGAGCTGACGACGTATTACTATTACACCATCCTCCGCTGCAACCTCATCGGCCTCGACGGCGAGACCGTCAAGGAAATCGCCGAGGTCGCCCGCGTAGAGGACCGGAACCACTTCGAGGCGCTCATTCCCCGCATCTACGAACTGGGCGGCGCGCTCCCCCGCGACATGAAGGAGTTCCACGACGTGTCCGGCTGCCCGCCGGCCTATTTGACCAAAGAACCGCACGACGTCCAGGGGATATTGAAGGTATTGGTGGAAGCCGAAAGGTGCGCCGTCCGCCAGTACACCAACGTCTGCAACCTGACGGCGGGCAAGGACCACCGCACGTACGACCTGTCCCTCGCCATCCTCAACGAAGAGATCGAGCACGAATCCTGGTTCTCCGAGTTCCTGGGAGAAGGTCCTTCCGGGCACTTCATGCGGAGAGGCGATAGCTCGCCGTTCGTGTCCAAGTTCCTGAAGTAG
- a CDS encoding nitroreductase family protein, with the protein MAGEPAIADVIRARSSWRSYDGRPLEPADRARLEEFTAALEAGPFGGGVRLQLVEASEGDRAELKALGTYGIVRGARTFLAGAVGRRPMDMEDYGYAFERAVLHATALGLGTCWLGASFNRSGFARAINLGKNEILPAVSPVGYVAARRTAVDGVTRFFARSKKRKPWGELFFDGVFGRPLSREAAGSYADVLEMVRLGPSASNRQPWRVVRGPGDVFHLFIRRTPGYNSKLINAPGGDLQRLDMGIACCHFELTARELRLGGKWEVLEPPPSLELAERVEYVGSWLAAAPI; encoded by the coding sequence ATGGCGGGCGAACCGGCCATCGCGGACGTCATAAGGGCGCGCTCGTCGTGGCGCAGCTACGACGGCCGGCCCCTCGAGCCGGCGGACCGCGCGCGCCTCGAGGAGTTTACCGCCGCGCTCGAGGCCGGGCCGTTCGGCGGCGGCGTCCGCCTCCAGTTGGTGGAAGCCTCCGAGGGCGACCGCGCCGAACTCAAAGCGCTCGGGACGTACGGGATCGTCCGGGGCGCGCGGACGTTCCTCGCCGGCGCCGTCGGGCGGCGGCCTATGGATATGGAGGACTACGGCTACGCCTTCGAGCGCGCCGTCCTCCACGCCACGGCGCTGGGGCTCGGGACCTGCTGGCTCGGCGCGTCGTTCAACCGCTCCGGCTTCGCCCGGGCTATTAATTTAGGAAAAAACGAAATCCTGCCGGCGGTAAGCCCCGTCGGGTACGTCGCCGCGCGGCGGACGGCGGTGGACGGCGTGACGCGCTTCTTTGCGCGGTCCAAGAAGCGCAAGCCGTGGGGGGAGCTCTTCTTCGACGGCGTGTTCGGCAGGCCGCTAAGCCGCGAGGCCGCGGGCTCCTACGCCGACGTTTTGGAGATGGTGCGGCTGGGGCCCTCGGCCTCCAACCGCCAGCCGTGGCGCGTGGTGCGGGGCCCGGGCGACGTCTTCCACCTCTTCATACGCCGGACGCCCGGCTACAACAGCAAGCTCATCAACGCCCCCGGCGGCGACCTTCAGCGCTTGGATATGGGAATAGCGTGCTGCCATTTCGAGTTGACGGCCCGGGAGCTGCGCCTCGGGGGTAAATGGGAAGTGCTCGAGCCGCCGCCGTCGCTCGAACTTGCGGAGCGGGTGGAGTACGTGGGGAGTTGGTTAGCCGCAGCTCCGATTTAA